A single window of Micrococcaceae bacterium Sec5.1 DNA harbors:
- a CDS encoding ABC transporter permease subunit — protein sequence MALKLDAPPKVVPGSEPSKQKKRRIKPGSWRLALKRDWRLYTLLAQPLAYLLIFRYLPMAGNVIAFRQFQPGGSIFGEKWVGFKYITLFINDPSFWQAFQNTIVLGILTLVFCFPMPIIFALMLNELRSQKFKKFVQTVAYLPHFMSVVIIAGMILQNFSMTGTVNQTAESLFGHTVNFTQDPGWFRPMYISSEVWQTMGWGAILYLAALTRVDESLYEAARIDGANRWQQTWHVTLPAIRPTIITLLILNIGTFMAVGFEKILLIYNPLNYATSDVISTYLYRVGLESSNFSYAAAIGMFESVIGLTLILSANAISKRLAGTSLW from the coding sequence ATGGCACTAAAGCTGGACGCTCCGCCAAAGGTGGTCCCGGGCAGTGAGCCGAGTAAACAGAAAAAGCGGCGCATCAAGCCTGGAAGCTGGAGGCTGGCGCTCAAACGGGACTGGCGCCTGTACACACTGTTAGCGCAGCCACTGGCATACCTCCTCATTTTCAGGTATCTGCCCATGGCCGGGAACGTCATTGCCTTCCGCCAATTTCAGCCTGGCGGCAGCATCTTCGGGGAGAAATGGGTGGGTTTCAAATACATCACCCTCTTCATCAACGACCCCAGCTTTTGGCAGGCCTTCCAGAACACCATCGTTCTGGGCATCCTCACCCTGGTGTTCTGCTTCCCGATGCCCATCATCTTCGCGCTGATGCTCAATGAACTCCGGTCGCAGAAGTTCAAGAAGTTTGTGCAGACCGTGGCCTACCTGCCGCACTTCATGTCGGTGGTGATCATCGCCGGCATGATCCTGCAGAACTTCTCCATGACCGGCACGGTGAACCAGACCGCTGAGTCGCTGTTCGGCCACACTGTGAACTTCACACAGGATCCGGGCTGGTTCCGGCCGATGTACATCAGCTCAGAGGTCTGGCAAACCATGGGATGGGGAGCGATCCTCTACCTGGCCGCGCTCACCCGGGTGGACGAGTCGCTGTACGAGGCGGCAAGGATCGACGGAGCCAACAGATGGCAACAGACCTGGCACGTGACGCTGCCCGCCATCCGGCCGACCATCATCACACTGCTGATCCTGAACATCGGCACGTTCATGGCAGTGGGCTTCGAGAAGATCCTGCTCATCTATAACCCGCTCAACTACGCAACGTCAGACGTTATCTCCACCTACCTCTACCGGGTGGGCCTTGAATCCAGCAACTTCAGCTATGCGGCGGCGATCGGAATGTTTGAATCCGTCATCGGCCTCACGCTGATCCTCTCAGCGAACGCGATATCCAAGCGCCTCGCAGGAACGAGCCTGTGGTGA
- a CDS encoding nucleoside hydrolase: protein MLQPTAAPFYLDCDTGIDDALALAYLLATPRAELVGIGTVSGNISAAGGARNTLDLLKLAGHPDIPVAIGAHDPQVGTYHGGAPHVHGDNGIGGVELVPSDRKPVEATAAELLVQLAHKHAGELRVVAIGPLTNIAEALRLEPKLPELIAEITIMGGAALAPGNITPVAEANIANDPEAAAEVLAADWNVTLVPLDVTMTNVLEESHRQELLASEHPVSQALGDMLGYYFGFYVDIFGRACSAMHDPLAAAIAVRGVELTVAPTVRVEVDTTNGPSRGQTVCDLRGQYLGFPDQRGVRCRVVLEIGEDFAPHLLGTMQAAWLSEEELAAPEQTAAPVA from the coding sequence ATGCTTCAGCCGACCGCCGCCCCCTTCTACCTCGACTGCGATACGGGAATCGACGACGCCCTCGCCCTTGCCTACCTGCTCGCAACCCCGAGAGCGGAACTCGTGGGCATCGGCACCGTGAGTGGCAATATCAGCGCCGCCGGTGGAGCCCGAAACACGCTGGACCTGCTCAAACTGGCCGGGCACCCGGACATCCCCGTGGCGATCGGTGCACATGATCCGCAGGTCGGCACCTACCATGGTGGCGCCCCGCATGTCCATGGCGACAACGGGATCGGCGGGGTGGAGCTGGTTCCGTCGGATCGTAAGCCCGTTGAGGCAACGGCTGCTGAGCTCCTGGTGCAGCTGGCACACAAGCATGCCGGGGAACTTCGCGTTGTGGCGATCGGCCCGCTGACCAACATCGCCGAAGCCCTTCGGCTGGAGCCAAAGCTGCCGGAGCTCATCGCCGAAATCACTATCATGGGCGGCGCGGCGCTGGCCCCGGGAAACATCACGCCGGTGGCAGAAGCCAACATCGCCAACGACCCCGAGGCTGCCGCGGAAGTACTCGCTGCCGACTGGAATGTGACGTTGGTGCCGCTGGACGTCACCATGACCAACGTCCTGGAAGAATCCCACCGTCAAGAGCTGCTGGCATCCGAGCACCCCGTTTCGCAGGCCCTCGGCGACATGCTTGGCTACTACTTCGGCTTCTATGTGGACATCTTCGGGCGGGCGTGTTCAGCGATGCACGACCCCCTGGCTGCTGCCATTGCCGTCAGGGGAGTGGAGCTGACCGTGGCGCCGACGGTGCGCGTGGAGGTAGACACAACCAACGGTCCGAGCCGCGGGCAGACCGTGTGCGACCTTCGGGGACAGTACCTCGGGTTCCCCGACCAGCGCGGCGTGCGATGCCGCGTGGTGCTGGAAATCGGCGAAGACTTTGCCCCGCATCTGCTGGGCACCATGCAGGCAGCCTGGCTGTCTGAAGAGGAGCTGGCGGCTCCGGAACAGACAGCGGCTCCCGTCGCCTAA
- a CDS encoding MFS transporter, giving the protein MNIPNTAVEAQPSETVEATSDTRPGGRAAVLLITTLVLAVLSFQLNASMITPALPHIGSFFGETPEAVAQVQSMFFLAGAISGPVIGRWSDFIGRRTALLLVLAIMGVGTVLCIFAPNLPLLVTGRFMQGVSSAIFALSYIVLNEYLPARLFGTSIGIIAAINGGVGGVDGYFGGLMAETLGFQSIFVAVLALAAIAVVCVIKVVPGGKSAVAPGRMDWWGAGSLSLFLVFLTYFVSTGSSAGWTSPAALGLLAGSIASFTAFWLIEKKRSTPLVAVHHLRSRQVWPVIATTVLMLAGIFAIINFTVVLLSQDKENGFGLPASVAALLFLTPAALIGVFAAPLAGWIADRRGWIKTVRVGTATSLVCAIAAALFADNQVAVLIAIAALGIFYNGFFLTAINGLSVLLSPKEAPAALPGINGASFGIGASLGVVVVAPFAGQGTAAGYSAALWISVSITVLAFLVSLFITAPKGEKI; this is encoded by the coding sequence GTGAATATCCCCAACACAGCGGTAGAGGCACAGCCTTCCGAAACTGTAGAAGCGACGTCGGACACCCGCCCGGGCGGTCGGGCGGCTGTCCTGCTGATCACCACGCTGGTTCTCGCCGTATTGTCGTTCCAGCTCAACGCCAGCATGATCACGCCGGCACTCCCGCACATCGGCTCCTTCTTTGGCGAAACGCCCGAAGCCGTGGCTCAGGTGCAGTCCATGTTCTTCCTTGCAGGAGCCATCTCCGGACCCGTGATTGGACGCTGGAGCGACTTCATCGGCCGCCGCACCGCACTGCTCTTGGTCCTGGCCATCATGGGCGTCGGAACAGTGCTGTGCATCTTCGCCCCGAACTTGCCGCTGCTGGTCACCGGCCGTTTCATGCAGGGTGTCTCGAGCGCCATCTTCGCGCTCTCCTACATAGTGCTCAACGAATACTTGCCCGCCCGACTCTTCGGCACGTCCATCGGCATCATCGCCGCCATTAATGGAGGTGTGGGCGGTGTTGATGGCTACTTTGGTGGGCTCATGGCTGAAACGCTCGGCTTCCAGTCGATTTTTGTTGCCGTCCTCGCCCTGGCCGCGATCGCCGTCGTCTGCGTCATCAAAGTTGTCCCGGGAGGGAAATCCGCTGTCGCCCCAGGCCGGATGGACTGGTGGGGCGCAGGTTCCCTTTCCCTGTTCCTGGTCTTCCTTACCTACTTCGTCTCTACTGGTTCTTCGGCCGGCTGGACCTCACCTGCCGCGCTTGGCCTGCTGGCTGGCAGCATCGCTTCCTTCACCGCGTTCTGGCTCATCGAGAAGAAACGCTCCACACCGCTGGTCGCCGTCCACCATCTCCGTTCGCGCCAGGTATGGCCGGTCATCGCCACCACTGTGCTGATGCTCGCGGGAATCTTCGCCATCATCAACTTCACCGTGGTGCTCCTGAGCCAGGACAAGGAAAACGGCTTCGGCTTGCCGGCGTCGGTCGCAGCACTGCTGTTCCTGACCCCGGCAGCACTGATCGGCGTCTTCGCGGCACCGCTCGCCGGCTGGATTGCCGACCGCCGTGGCTGGATCAAGACCGTCCGAGTCGGCACGGCCACGAGCCTGGTCTGCGCCATTGCTGCTGCACTGTTCGCCGACAACCAAGTGGCCGTCCTCATCGCGATCGCAGCCTTGGGCATCTTCTACAACGGCTTCTTCCTCACCGCCATCAACGGGCTGTCCGTCTTGCTCTCGCCCAAGGAAGCGCCGGCCGCGCTGCCCGGAATCAACGGTGCCTCCTTCGGCATCGGGGCGAGCCTCGGCGTCGTGGTTGTTGCCCCGTTCGCCGGTCAGGGCACCGCAGCCGGGTACTCTGCAGCGCTCTGGATTTCGGTGTCCATCACCGTCCTCGCCTTCCTTGTCAGCCTGTTCATCACAGCACCGAAGGGCGAAAAGATCTAA
- a CDS encoding metalloregulator ArsR/SmtB family transcription factor, protein MDAVFKALADPTRRELLDELFREDGQTLTALGARFEMTRFGIAKHLKLLEDAGLVVTRRRGREKLHFLNPVPIRLIHDRWVSKYAEPWAAALSDLKSRLESPMEKIFEIYIKTTPERLWEAITNSEIRSKYQFGNTFTADWTPGGRFEMRNVKADEPLGEGENIEVDPPRRLVQTMQALWGEDVKAEGTSRITWEIEPVGDSCHLTVTHDQLREGANEQLYGGWPMILSGLKTWLETGETLTTPGSLMYA, encoded by the coding sequence ATGGACGCCGTGTTCAAAGCACTGGCAGACCCCACCCGGCGGGAACTGCTCGATGAGCTGTTCCGCGAGGATGGGCAAACCCTCACCGCCCTCGGAGCCCGGTTCGAGATGACCCGTTTCGGCATCGCAAAGCACCTGAAGTTGTTGGAGGATGCCGGGCTGGTGGTCACACGCCGCCGAGGACGCGAAAAGCTGCATTTCCTGAACCCCGTCCCCATCAGGCTCATCCATGATCGCTGGGTGAGCAAATACGCAGAACCATGGGCCGCTGCACTCAGCGACCTCAAATCCAGATTGGAAAGTCCCATGGAAAAGATCTTCGAGATTTACATCAAGACCACCCCGGAACGGCTCTGGGAAGCCATCACCAACAGCGAAATCCGGAGCAAGTACCAGTTCGGGAACACGTTCACGGCGGACTGGACTCCTGGCGGCCGGTTTGAAATGCGGAACGTCAAAGCGGACGAGCCCTTGGGCGAGGGCGAGAACATCGAGGTCGATCCCCCGCGGCGGCTGGTCCAGACGATGCAAGCGTTGTGGGGCGAGGACGTCAAAGCTGAAGGAACGTCGCGGATCACGTGGGAAATCGAACCCGTGGGCGATTCCTGCCACCTCACCGTCACGCACGACCAGCTCCGCGAAGGCGCCAACGAGCAGCTCTACGGCGGCTGGCCCATGATCCTCTCCGGACTCAAGACCTGGCTCGAAACAGGCGAAACACTGACAACGCCCGGCTCACTCATGTACGCCTAG
- a CDS encoding GntR family transcriptional regulator codes for MTDNAVQFLSRPIAPQPGQPLRVAAYSRIAEAIRTKLLPPGSLLPTETELGVMMDVSRTVIREALMLLEEDGLTRARRGVGRFVADSLPRIGIEHIRPFDQLLGGPDQDIQVKRVAAVKQPASEFVAPGIGVEPGQDVWFWESVLIRNGEPVAHLQENVAQGIPEAEALSEAAEAPTLSASTLLEVLSGIPRASLGPGECEISLSTAGPSRAKLLDLRPSEPVLVLTQYVRRKGSPFYLAKCLVAAKAGHLSVIQSS; via the coding sequence TTGACCGACAATGCCGTCCAGTTCCTGTCCCGACCCATTGCGCCCCAACCCGGCCAGCCTTTGCGCGTTGCGGCATACTCACGCATAGCCGAGGCAATCAGGACCAAGCTCCTCCCTCCTGGCTCGTTACTCCCCACGGAGACCGAGCTGGGCGTCATGATGGACGTCAGCCGCACCGTGATCCGGGAAGCGCTGATGCTGTTGGAGGAAGACGGACTCACCAGGGCGCGGCGGGGAGTCGGACGATTCGTGGCTGATTCGTTGCCCCGGATTGGCATCGAACACATCCGCCCGTTCGATCAACTCCTTGGCGGCCCGGACCAGGACATCCAGGTCAAACGCGTTGCGGCGGTCAAACAGCCTGCCTCGGAATTCGTGGCCCCCGGAATCGGCGTGGAGCCCGGCCAGGACGTCTGGTTTTGGGAAAGCGTGCTGATCCGCAATGGCGAGCCCGTGGCCCACCTGCAGGAAAACGTGGCTCAAGGAATCCCCGAGGCCGAGGCACTGTCAGAAGCGGCGGAAGCTCCCACGCTTTCGGCGTCGACCCTTTTGGAGGTCCTCAGCGGGATTCCGCGGGCGTCACTGGGACCTGGCGAATGCGAAATCAGCCTGAGTACCGCCGGTCCCAGCCGCGCCAAGTTGCTGGATCTTCGCCCGTCCGAGCCGGTTCTGGTCCTCACTCAATACGTCCGCCGCAAGGGCTCCCCGTTCTACCTGGCCAAATGCCTCGTGGCCGCCAAGGCCGGTCACCTCTCCGTC
- a CDS encoding carbohydrate kinase family protein, whose amino-acid sequence MPATPTVAVCGPASWNQLILLDHLPEPVPHMQFARSAWETVGGTSAGKAVHLADLGIGVRLCSPLGADDDGARVLRALTNAGVTVEKIASDRTERHVNLMTDDGSRVSLYVSVPSAPSDEDLATTAAVVAAADLAVIDLSEFGVLLLEREEVHQTPLWVDLHDYDGSSAFHEPFLRAAGVVFMNDDRTDDPWALMHSCLARGPRLAVCTLGAEGAVGLEADGTQHEVPAVRADVVDTNGAGDAFMAGFLAATLRGAPVFDALEAGAVQARVAIESEHLHPALGR is encoded by the coding sequence ATGCCTGCTACTCCGACCGTTGCCGTCTGCGGCCCTGCCTCGTGGAACCAACTCATCCTGCTGGACCACCTCCCTGAGCCCGTCCCGCATATGCAGTTCGCACGTAGCGCCTGGGAGACAGTCGGCGGAACGTCGGCGGGGAAAGCGGTGCACCTTGCGGATCTGGGCATCGGCGTGCGGTTGTGCTCGCCCCTGGGGGCGGACGACGACGGCGCGAGGGTCCTCCGCGCACTCACCAACGCCGGCGTCACCGTGGAAAAGATCGCCTCCGACCGAACCGAGCGTCACGTCAACCTCATGACCGACGACGGCAGCCGGGTATCTCTCTACGTCTCGGTGCCTTCAGCCCCGTCGGACGAGGATCTTGCGACGACGGCTGCCGTGGTGGCTGCCGCTGATCTCGCCGTAATTGACCTCAGTGAATTTGGCGTGCTGCTGCTGGAGCGCGAAGAGGTTCACCAGACGCCTTTATGGGTGGACCTTCATGATTACGACGGATCCTCGGCCTTCCATGAACCGTTCCTGAGGGCTGCCGGTGTGGTGTTTATGAATGACGACAGGACAGATGATCCGTGGGCGTTGATGCATTCCTGCCTTGCGCGGGGACCTCGCTTGGCGGTCTGCACACTCGGTGCGGAAGGTGCCGTCGGCTTGGAAGCGGACGGCACCCAGCACGAGGTTCCCGCAGTTCGCGCCGATGTGGTGGATACGAACGGCGCCGGCGATGCGTTCATGGCTGGCTTCCTTGCAGCGACCCTGCGGGGCGCACCCGTTTTCGATGCCCTCGAGGCAGGGGCGGTTCAAGCCCGCGTCGCGATTGAGAGTGAACATCTGCATCCGGCATTGGGGCGTTGA
- a CDS encoding beta-galactosidase codes for MTIDPEDLRTAEKRLEQLHQKLGGIAYGGDYNPEQWPREVWLEDAKLMQQAGVNLVTLAVFSWSRLETSDGVFDFEWLDEVMDLMHAHGIGVDLATPDAVPPAWLVEQHPDIMPERADGSIFGFGSRQHFDVSHPVYRAKSLALAEKMGERYAKHPALRMWHVGNEYGPTSYGPWAEKAFREWLQRKYSSLDELNEAWSTTVWGQIYTDWNQVRVPAQPRTWSNPSRRLDFHRFTSDSMLEHFKAERDILRRHTPDLPIVTNFMRFYKTNDYWAWAAQEDAAALDIYPDPREDDAHIAAALNFDLMRSLRHGQPWMVMEQATGAVSQWSVNVSKLPGKMRLGSYQAIAQGADSILFFQWRQAKGGTERYHSAMVNHAGPNTRIFREVCELGQELKSLGGLTGTRSTAKVAIVFDWDCWWALELGNSPRSDLNYTQEVLRFYRPLFDANVTVDFVNANSDLSTYSLVIMPASYLLTDAAAAKFENYVSDGGRLVVSYLSGIVDQDNTIRLGGYPGALRNVLGAWSEEMHPLAGDGEQVKLSTFDGGTSSASYWTEHLHAGTADVLASYSSGRLAGAPAITRNSFGQGTAVYLSARIEEGLLKQLLDDELQSAGVEPELKAPTGVQVRRRAGFRSAGLGPDAGGSNDTAKSFLLVLNHNDAPSRVNVLDGGTDRISGQPIHGEVELPANGVLVIEEVVVLEEVLVREESAAKAGTPWH; via the coding sequence ATGACCATCGACCCTGAGGACTTACGGACTGCTGAAAAGCGGCTGGAGCAGTTGCATCAAAAACTTGGCGGCATCGCCTACGGCGGTGATTACAACCCGGAGCAATGGCCGCGTGAGGTCTGGCTTGAGGATGCAAAGCTCATGCAGCAGGCCGGGGTAAACCTTGTGACCCTCGCTGTCTTCTCGTGGAGTCGGTTGGAAACCAGTGACGGCGTCTTCGACTTTGAATGGCTCGATGAGGTCATGGACCTGATGCATGCGCACGGGATTGGCGTGGATCTGGCAACGCCTGACGCCGTCCCCCCGGCCTGGCTCGTGGAGCAGCACCCGGACATCATGCCGGAACGAGCCGACGGAAGTATCTTCGGCTTCGGATCCCGCCAACACTTTGACGTCTCCCATCCTGTGTATCGAGCAAAGTCCCTGGCTCTGGCGGAAAAGATGGGGGAGCGCTACGCAAAACATCCCGCCCTGCGCATGTGGCATGTAGGAAACGAATACGGGCCCACGTCCTATGGGCCGTGGGCTGAGAAAGCGTTTCGTGAGTGGCTGCAGAGGAAGTACTCATCGCTCGATGAACTCAATGAAGCATGGAGCACCACCGTGTGGGGCCAGATCTACACGGACTGGAACCAGGTACGCGTTCCCGCGCAGCCCCGCACGTGGTCCAACCCTTCCCGGCGTCTGGACTTTCACCGCTTCACCTCGGACAGCATGCTGGAACACTTCAAGGCCGAACGGGACATCCTCAGGCGCCACACCCCTGACCTGCCGATTGTCACCAACTTCATGCGCTTCTACAAAACCAACGACTACTGGGCATGGGCCGCTCAGGAGGACGCCGCAGCGCTGGATATTTACCCGGATCCCCGTGAAGACGATGCACATATAGCCGCCGCATTGAACTTTGACCTCATGCGATCTCTGCGCCACGGACAACCGTGGATGGTCATGGAGCAAGCGACTGGCGCGGTCAGCCAATGGTCCGTCAACGTCTCCAAGCTTCCAGGCAAGATGCGGCTCGGCTCTTACCAAGCCATCGCGCAGGGCGCCGATTCGATCCTTTTCTTCCAGTGGCGCCAGGCTAAGGGTGGAACCGAGCGCTACCACTCAGCCATGGTGAACCACGCTGGCCCGAACACACGGATCTTCCGCGAGGTCTGCGAGCTCGGTCAAGAACTGAAATCGTTGGGCGGCCTGACGGGAACGCGGTCCACGGCCAAGGTCGCCATCGTGTTCGACTGGGACTGCTGGTGGGCCTTGGAATTGGGGAATTCGCCGCGCTCGGACCTGAACTACACCCAGGAAGTGCTCCGTTTCTACCGCCCGCTTTTCGACGCCAACGTCACAGTCGACTTCGTCAATGCCAACAGCGACCTGTCCACGTACAGCCTGGTGATCATGCCGGCGTCGTACTTGCTCACCGACGCCGCCGCCGCAAAGTTCGAAAACTACGTGTCCGACGGCGGCCGACTGGTGGTCTCTTACCTCTCCGGCATCGTGGACCAGGACAACACCATCCGCTTAGGGGGATACCCCGGCGCCCTACGCAACGTGCTGGGCGCGTGGAGCGAAGAAATGCATCCGCTCGCCGGGGATGGCGAACAGGTGAAGCTCTCCACGTTCGACGGCGGTACCTCCTCGGCGAGCTACTGGACAGAGCACTTGCACGCCGGGACGGCGGACGTCCTGGCCAGCTACTCTTCTGGGCGCCTCGCGGGAGCCCCCGCCATCACCCGCAACAGTTTCGGGCAAGGAACCGCGGTTTACCTTTCAGCACGGATCGAGGAAGGGCTGCTCAAGCAATTGCTCGACGACGAACTTCAGAGCGCAGGCGTGGAACCGGAACTGAAGGCGCCTACGGGAGTCCAGGTCCGCCGTCGTGCTGGCTTCCGTTCTGCTGGCCTGGGTCCCGACGCCGGCGGTTCTAACGACACCGCCAAAAGTTTCCTCCTGGTGCTCAACCACAACGACGCGCCTTCCAGGGTGAACGTCCTCGACGGGGGAACAGACCGCATCAGCGGACAGCCGATTCACGGGGAAGTGGAACTTCCAGCGAACGGCGTCCTGGTCATTGAAGAAGTCGTAGTCCTTGAAGAAGTCCTGGTCCGTGAAGAATCTGCAGCTAAGGCGGGAACCCCATGGCACTAA
- a CDS encoding carbohydrate ABC transporter permease: protein MRVSTGMRIFRAFNLVFLLFVVFLTVYPFLNIIAQSFSSEGFINAGQVNLFPMGFNTETYKLILADSTFWTNYGNTLLYTVVATAISMVLTTSFAYAIAKKDLKGRSVFIGLAVFTMFFNGGLIPNYVLISSLGMRDSIWAVVLPNAISVFNLLIMKSFFENMPRELEEAASIDGLTQYGILFRVVLPLSKAIVATMVLFYAVANWNSWFQAFLYLDNPDLFPVTIYLRNMIAGVTTAGSAGGTAENVGQIAANIQSVTIVLTVIPILCVYPFVQKYFFSGVMLGSVKE, encoded by the coding sequence ATGAGGGTTTCGACGGGAATGCGGATCTTCAGGGCCTTCAACCTGGTGTTCCTACTGTTCGTAGTGTTCCTGACGGTCTATCCGTTCCTGAACATCATCGCTCAGTCGTTCTCCAGCGAAGGGTTCATCAACGCAGGGCAGGTCAACCTGTTCCCGATGGGCTTCAACACCGAGACGTATAAGCTGATCCTGGCCGACTCCACGTTCTGGACCAACTACGGAAATACCCTGTTGTACACAGTGGTTGCTACCGCGATTTCAATGGTGCTGACCACTTCATTCGCCTACGCCATTGCCAAGAAAGACCTCAAGGGCCGCAGTGTTTTCATTGGACTCGCTGTCTTCACCATGTTCTTCAACGGCGGGTTGATTCCCAACTACGTACTCATCAGTTCGCTGGGGATGCGCGATTCAATCTGGGCCGTGGTCCTGCCGAATGCCATCAGCGTGTTCAACCTGCTCATCATGAAGTCCTTCTTCGAAAACATGCCGCGTGAGCTGGAAGAAGCCGCATCCATCGACGGTCTCACTCAGTACGGCATCCTCTTCCGGGTGGTGCTCCCGCTGAGCAAGGCGATCGTGGCCACCATGGTCCTGTTCTACGCGGTAGCCAACTGGAACTCGTGGTTCCAGGCCTTCCTGTACCTGGATAATCCCGACCTCTTTCCGGTCACCATCTACCTCCGCAACATGATCGCTGGAGTCACTACTGCAGGCTCGGCCGGGGGTACCGCGGAAAACGTGGGCCAAATCGCGGCCAACATCCAGTCGGTCACCATCGTGCTCACCGTCATTCCCATCCTTTGTGTCTACCCCTTCGTCCAGAAGTACTTCTTCTCGGGCGTGATGCTCGGTTCCGTCAAGGAATAA